The Zingiber officinale cultivar Zhangliang unplaced genomic scaffold, Zo_v1.1 ctg45, whole genome shotgun sequence DNA window GATATTGCTTGAACTTTGTAAGGCAAACTGTTACAATTCTTTATCAATCTCCATCATGTTTTATCATCTTTAGCAAGAGCTCAAGCAAGCAGATAGCAGGTGCAAAGATCGGAAACCAAGCATCAATCTATCTAGCCACCCCTACCTCGCGACACGATGGCGAAATACCAGTTCGCCGATGCGGTTTTCGAACAACTAACCCAAAGGAAATGTTGCATATCTTGTGTAAGTTGTATTTAGGCACGCATGTATGGTGCGCATCTAAAGAACCGAGTGAGAATCTAAAATGAACTTTAAAAGAGGAAACTATTCGAGTTCTTTTTAAGTCATTGAGCAAAATATCTAGTTTACTCATCATCCTTGTAAGGGTACTCCTCTGGGATCTGCTTCAGAAGCTTCACTCGGAGCTCGTATGCATCGTCTCCATGGAGCATATCGCGAATCCAAGTGATTTCAGTCTTCATTGACACCTGCCATGACCCCCCAAAGTTATTTTCactcaatatttgcctatttaaATACATTTAAATATGGTAGAAACGCGCATATTACTGGAATCGAGATGCTTAAATTATGAGAGGGCGCTTAAGCTATCTCATAGTAAGTTTTACAATCCTAACTTTGGTGGGAACTTCCAACTACAGCCTAATTGGCTTTGTTATCAGCATGGAAGCTAACATCAAAGACCCTGTTCGTGACTGAAAAAAAAGCTTACACATTCTTAGTTTAAGGAATCTAGTAGCTTGCTCGGTTTCTGAGAAAAATGTGTAAAACATGTACACCAAGTGATTGCAGAGCAAAAAGAGTAatctccattgacctacttggagccATAGGATAGAAGCTAGGAACTAGGTCATACATGTAAGACCAACTGCTATTGTGGAAGTGTAATGCATATAGAATGAATGGAAGTTTCTAAAAAAACACACAGAATGAAGTTAAATAGGCAAAAAGACAGTCGCCGAAACTACATTAGGTAAGAGGTGTGTCGGTGCATACACAGGAAGGAGAGAGTTCTTCATAAGCATGGATTCATTAGTACTATGACATCAGAAAGTGACAACATGCTTGTTTGAAAGTGAAAACCAACAAGTAAAAAGTCTATAAGAAATTGAAAACCAACCATTTCCAATGCTCCTCGTATAACTCCACTTAAGATGTTACAGTAGTGAAGACCTTGGAAAGTATCAGGAAGCTCAACAAAGTCTACCAATGGATTATCATCAAGAACAAGGCTGAAACTGCTTCCCTCAGGATCCCAATTAGACACAGATGCGGTAACCCCTAAGAACATTTTTAAACCAACCTGCTTTATCAAACAGTGAAATTTTGATTAGTAAAACTATTTTCAGTGCTACAttgctaataaaaaaaatatacagcCGAAGAAATCAGACATTtaataagaaaaaaatgaaacCAAGCAATATGACAATACAAACTAATCAAGAAGAAACACAACGCTACTTAATAGGCTATAAATGGAATTTGATTACTATTTGTAAAGGCCATGTTGCCATTAGGATTGGTGTAACCGACCATAAATATTGCAAACAAACGATTGTTGACATTATTATCTGTTTTCAACAACATATGATTTTTTCACACAATAAGGCTGCAACTCAAGTAACTTGGCTTCGAAGTCTGACGAACTAAGTGATCTATCATCAATACATGCACAAGTAAAAATTGGAAATTCGTGAAGTTAACTAACTTCCTCACAAGCAACAATCACATCACAATACAATCAAAATTATCTTAGAACAGAAAGGCATGTTCTTCAAAATTGTGAGTAGTCAAAggcataaaatataataaaatcagTTAAGGCTAGGAGAAACGAGGAACATGGCTAAAATCTAAAGATAAAGGAAATGAAGAAATGCCATTTAAGTAATAAGAGTAGCAAATTTCTACAATAACCACACAAGACTATGTCATTCCAGCCTTCAATTTATATATAGAACTTATTTATGCAGAACAATAACCTTCTGAAGAACAAATTGGCTAAAGTCTAAATATAAAGGAAATGAAGAAATGCCATTTAAGTAATAAGAGTAGCAAACTTCTACAATAACCACACAAGACTAAGTCATTCCAGCCTTCAATTTATATATAGAACTTATTTATGCAGAACAATAACCTTCTGAAGAACAAATTGGCCATAATAAAAACCACAGATAAATAATTAAGGTGGACTAGTTCAATGACACAAAATTTACTTACTTAGTTAACTTAATGACTTCCACATCAAGTTGAGGTTCATCTATCTAGGTACATCAATAAAGCTACAAATGCTCATGATAAAAGATCCATAACCAGGCAAATCAGGGGTTATGTTGGAAAAAACAAACCAATCCATTTGTAGATGGCATTTAACAGAGAACCTATATCATCAGCCTTGATGCACATACAGAATATTAACAAAGAGAAACAGAGAATTCAGGGCTCAAACTACCTTTGCAATTACATCAGCTGTCTCCTTGAAGTCAACACATCTAGATACATTGGATTTGGCCAGAAATTCATCAATCAAGCGGGCGCCAATGTTATATCCCCTACATGATATTCAATTATCTCGTGACAATGATGTAATACCATAAATCAATATCAAGAATAGTAGTGCTAAGCAGGCAGTGATAGACTGTAATAAATAGAAACTATCACAATAACAAGAACATACTATAAACGACACCAAGAATTATCTACTTTAGAAGTAGATCATCATGTAATTTCACAAGGAAATCTATAAAGTATTCTTTATCAAGTTCCCTAGAAAACTAAACAGATGACAAAGTAAGTTCTGGTCCTTAAGTGTCGGGTATTTATGCTTAGGGCTTCCTTTTTCATCTTTTTCAATTTGTCTCTTAGACATTGCAATGGCTTAAATTGGGTTAAAAAACTAAGTTTTGGAGGCTTGG harbors:
- the LOC122037463 gene encoding trafficking protein particle complex subunit 3-like, whose amino-acid sequence is MAPLVPKTGDAIFASIDRVNAELFTLTYGAMVRQLLTDLEEVDVVNKQLDQMGYNIGARLIDEFLAKSNVSRCVDFKETADVIAKVGLKMFLGVTASVSNWDPEGSSFSLVLDDNPLVDFVELPDTFQGLHYCNILSGVIRGALEMVSMKTEITWIRDMLHGDDAYELRVKLLKQIPEEYPYKDDE